The following proteins are co-located in the Pyrobaculum calidifontis JCM 11548 genome:
- a CDS encoding ATP-binding protein, which produces MISWLRNYYKSVPAILFIVLLAGVAFPPLFLAVAVGILLVGEYLFLRLSREPLEPEKEERKLGDVAASYDPRRRCYHFFWRVEPLYTALGREALPLVHHMLNAASLRENEALAYIHSYSKYLRFTVCKTDEDTALRRALEVEEGLKTLFVMKRVEEPPLCSIKKPPRAPLYIAAVVLAVVALASTASPYIAPLPRWAAPLFALPTALALWAKWRWFERAYCVSPLPLEAMSYRFDDLDQRAEALDGNAVQEASSLSRAMGHWAVVFKKMPEAVAYQKYGRKLVSIREDEKTTREVQKYLAMRERIQRGESYIYVKVFGEADYHGTTTHLRKDPISTAVFWQLDLWHDALSGGLTRFPIFYGGAHLESGKRYVTLGEEHVTRREVTIDVDSLPAPHLLIFGGSGMGKSKTMAWLLRQFRDKGVRIAIIDPHGDYRCTAEEFGLVDLPKNALPPLDEASYAKIAAEFGMSAGEALEKLGFKVLREVPEQYRISLLGLDPLRQSFLVTAWLLYELNRVKDEHRERLERVVVVDEAYLARGPVLEMLEFMARGARKFGMAVFLITQMPGDIPEALRNMASLMLVFGGNWTYLNHVREVLRLTADDMSWLMTGRAPRETGGMVRVLAVLAPGSIKKKLEIQLPSDVFECA; this is translated from the coding sequence ATGATCTCCTGGCTTCGCAACTACTACAAGTCTGTCCCCGCCATCCTCTTCATAGTGCTACTCGCAGGCGTAGCCTTCCCACCGCTCTTCTTGGCGGTCGCCGTCGGCATACTACTCGTCGGCGAATACCTCTTCCTCAGACTGTCCAGAGAGCCTCTTGAGCCAGAGAAAGAGGAGCGCAAGCTGGGCGACGTCGCCGCCTCATACGACCCGCGTCGCCGTTGTTATCACTTCTTCTGGCGAGTAGAGCCCCTCTACACTGCCCTGGGAAGGGAGGCGCTGCCATTGGTACACCACATGTTGAACGCCGCGTCGCTTAGGGAAAACGAGGCACTCGCCTACATCCACTCGTACTCCAAGTACCTACGGTTCACAGTCTGCAAAACCGACGAAGACACGGCGCTGAGGAGGGCACTGGAGGTGGAGGAGGGCCTCAAGACCCTCTTCGTCATGAAGAGGGTAGAGGAGCCGCCCCTCTGCTCTATCAAGAAGCCTCCCCGCGCCCCGCTTTACATCGCCGCCGTAGTCCTCGCCGTGGTTGCCCTAGCCTCCACAGCAAGCCCCTACATCGCCCCTCTGCCCCGCTGGGCCGCCCCGCTCTTCGCCTTGCCCACCGCCCTCGCCCTCTGGGCTAAGTGGAGGTGGTTCGAGAGGGCGTACTGCGTCTCTCCCCTGCCCCTAGAGGCCATGTCCTATAGGTTTGACGACCTTGACCAGAGGGCGGAGGCCCTCGACGGAAACGCTGTGCAGGAGGCGTCTTCCCTCAGCCGCGCGATGGGGCACTGGGCCGTCGTCTTTAAGAAGATGCCCGAGGCCGTCGCCTACCAAAAATACGGGAGGAAGCTGGTGTCGATTAGGGAGGACGAGAAGACTACGCGGGAGGTGCAGAAGTACTTGGCCATGCGGGAGAGGATTCAGAGGGGGGAGTCCTACATCTACGTCAAAGTGTTCGGCGAAGCCGACTACCACGGCACCACCACCCACTTGCGGAAAGACCCCATCTCCACCGCCGTGTTTTGGCAGCTAGACCTCTGGCACGACGCACTTTCGGGCGGCCTAACCCGCTTCCCCATCTTCTACGGCGGCGCCCACCTGGAGAGCGGAAAGAGGTACGTGACGCTGGGCGAGGAGCACGTGACGAGGAGAGAGGTGACAATAGACGTGGACTCCCTCCCCGCGCCGCACTTGTTGATATTCGGCGGGTCTGGAATGGGGAAATCGAAGACAATGGCCTGGCTGTTGAGGCAGTTCCGGGACAAAGGAGTTAGAATCGCAATTATCGACCCCCACGGGGACTACCGCTGTACTGCTGAGGAGTTCGGCCTTGTGGACCTTCCCAAGAACGCCCTGCCTCCCCTCGACGAGGCGTCCTACGCCAAAATCGCCGCTGAGTTCGGCATGTCCGCCGGCGAGGCGTTGGAGAAGCTTGGCTTCAAGGTGCTGAGAGAGGTGCCGGAGCAGTACAGAATATCGCTCTTGGGCCTAGACCCGCTACGCCAATCTTTCTTGGTGACGGCGTGGTTGTTGTACGAGTTGAACAGGGTGAAGGACGAGCACAGGGAGAGGCTTGAGCGGGTCGTTGTGGTGGATGAAGCATACCTCGCCAGGGGGCCCGTCCTTGAGATGCTGGAGTTTATGGCCCGGGGCGCTAGAAAGTTCGGAATGGCCGTCTTCCTCATCACCCAGATGCCCGGCGACATACCCGAGGCGCTTAGGAACATGGCCTCCCTAATGCTGGTATTCGGCGGCAATTGGACGTATTTGAACCACGTCCGCGAAGTCCTTCGCCTAACGGCAGACGACATGTCCTGGCTTATGACTGGGAGGGCGCCGAGGGAGACCGGCGGCATGGTAAGAGTGCTGGCGGTACTCGCGCCTGGCTCAATCAAGAAGAAGCTGGAGATACAGCTCCCGTCAGACGTCTTCGAATGCGCATGA